The DNA sequence CGGCCCGGCGGGAACTGTCAACAACCGGCGGCCGTCCCGCAAGTCCGGGACAACCCGCCGGCTGCGCGATTACCGCGCGCCGCCTCCCGCCGCCTCGAGCAGGGTCGGCTGGCCGGCGCCCCTGGCCTTGCCGGTCCGGCGCGTGCAGCGGCCTTCGAATTCGGCGCCGTTTTCGATCGACAGGCTTTCGTATTCGACATCGCCGTCGACCCGGGCCGTCTTGCAAAGGGTTGCGATCCGCGCCGCGATCCCGCCGGTCACGCGGCCATGCACCATGATCTCCTCCGCGGTGATCTTGCCTTCGACATGGCCGCCCGATCCGACCGTCAGCTTCCGGACGGCAACGTCGCCCTGGATCTCGCCCTCGACCATCAGATCGCCTTCCGAAGCGATATTGCCTTCGATCCGCAAGCCGTCGCCGACAAACGACGCATCGGTATTTTCCGACATTTTCCCGTTCCTTCCTCCCGCCCGGACGTCCGGGTCCGGGCCGGTCCCAGCCTCGCCCGGAATTCCCGGCGTTGCAAGCCGGTTTCGGCGCGGAACCGCTGACCATTTACCGCGCGGTATCGGACCAATGGTGCCCCCGGGGAGACTCGAACTCCCACGCCGTTGCCGGCAACAGATTTTGAGTCTGCCGCGTCTGCCAATTCCGCCACAGGGGCCGTCCGGCGCGCCGGAGCGCAAGACCATAGCGCTGCAACCGCCGTTTGCAAGATGCGGGCGCGCCCCGCCGCAGCGCCGGACCCGACAACGGCAGCCGCCCGGCGGCGGTCCGGCAGCAGCGCCGAAAAGCCGCTGGAACGCGGCGCGGGCGCGACGCATTCTGCCCGGCAGACAAAGGCAGGAGCGACAGATGCCGGGCGTGCTGGACGAAATTCGGGTGCTGGACTTCGGACGCTACATCGCGGGGCCCTATGTCGGCGCCCTGCTGGCGGATTTCGGCGCCGACGTGATCCGGGTCGAGAAGCGCGGCGGCAGCGAGGACCGCTTCGTGCTGCCGCTCACGACCGATGCCGACGGCCGGCCCGGCGAAGGCGCCCTGTTCCTGCAGATGAACCGCAACAAGCGCTCGGTCACCCTTGACCCGATGAAGCCGGAGGGCCGCGCCGCGCTCGACCGGCTGGTTGCCACGGCCGATGTCGTCATCGCCAACCTCCCGCCCCAGACCATGGCGCGCATGGGCCTGGATTACGACAGCCTGCGCGCCGTCAAGGCGGACATCATCCTCGCCAACCTGTCGTCCTACGGCAAGGACGGGCCGTGGGCGACGCGCCCCGGCTTCGACAGCGTCGGCCAGGCGATGTGCGGCTCGATCTACCTGACGGGCGAGCCGGGCCGGCCCTGGCGCGCGCCGATCGCCTTCATCGATTTCGGCACGGCCCTGCACGCGGCCTTCGGCGTCGCCATGGCGCTGATCGAGAAGCAGCGCTCCGGGCGCGGGCAGGAGGTCGTCGGCGCCCTGCTGGCGACCGCCGCCGCCTTCAACGGCTTCCTGCTGACGGAACAGTCCGTCCTGGAACCGGACCGGGGGCCGATCGGCAACCGCGCCTTCAACTCCGGCC is a window from the Rhodospirillaceae bacterium genome containing:
- a CDS encoding polymer-forming cytoskeletal protein, with product MSENTDASFVGDGLRIEGNIASEGDLMVEGEIQGDVAVRKLTVGSGGHVEGKITAEEIMVHGRVTGGIAARIATLCKTARVDGDVEYESLSIENGAEFEGRCTRRTGKARGAGQPTLLEAAGGGAR
- a CDS encoding CoA transferase, translating into MPGVLDEIRVLDFGRYIAGPYVGALLADFGADVIRVEKRGGSEDRFVLPLTTDADGRPGEGALFLQMNRNKRSVTLDPMKPEGRAALDRLVATADVVIANLPPQTMARMGLDYDSLRAVKADIILANLSSYGKDGPWATRPGFDSVGQAMCGSIYLTGEPGRPWRAPIAFIDFGTALHAAFGVAMALIEKQRSGRGQEVVGALLATAAAFNGFLLTEQSVLEPDRGPIGNRAFNSGPTDLFQTRDGFIVVHTVGNPLFKRWADLMGEPEWLEDERFATDDARGDNGAVLSQRMAAWCAERTRDEALEALAAAHVPAGPVLKPQEALDHPQVRALGLLHPVAWPGADRPAMVAQAPIWLSETPALPPTGQAETGQHTDEVLGAIGYGAEDLAALREAGAI